In Lycium ferocissimum isolate CSIRO_LF1 chromosome 3, AGI_CSIRO_Lferr_CH_V1, whole genome shotgun sequence, the genomic window CGTTTAATTTTCCATTGCTACTCAAGACTTCATAATTTTTACAAAAACTTGGTTAAGGACTTTTATCGAACACCTTGTGAGCATAGAATCTTCCCTTAGTTTTTGACAACTATGGTGGGTTGGGAAACCCTTCCTTGTGCAATGAGAGTCATGTTCTAGCCATAACCAACTCATACAATCACAGCAATACCAAACTCCACCCAAAATTCGCCCATACCAATAACCCCAACTTTACAACTTCTTACAAACTCAAGAACAAGGGGAGAAGAGGAAGGGTGAAAGATGAAATCACTTACCTTGTGAAGTTAATTGATGATGGATTGGAGTAACTTGAGTTTGTTTTAGTTAGAGAGGGAATAGGGATGGGGATTTTCATTTGCAAGGGGCTGTTTGTGAGAAGAAAGTGTTTGTGAGGGAATAGGGGTGGGAAAACATGGTTTATgctttaaatttgaaaaagaaaaagcccGGGTCAACCCGCGCGATTGGTCCGCATCGCAGAGCCAACGCGCAAATCACtgggcaaactttttttttccccaatcAGATGATCCCTCCGCATCGCGAAAGGAAAGCCTAATGTATACATCTCTGAACTTTTCCATCCCCGTGATGGGTCCGCATCGCGGGCCTATTACGCAAATCGCTGGGTTTTTTTTCGTTCCTTCCAATTCCTGCAACATGAACAAACGtgacatatatcatacaaaaattgggttgcctcccaacaagCGCCTTAGTTAAGGTCGTAGCACGAcactttttgtaatttttttttcattttttcatgtttttgttttttttctttatgttaCTTTTACAAACACGGGTTGCCTCCCGCGAAGTGCCTGATTTAACATCCCGGCACGGCACAGGCTTTCGTCAAGCCTCTTCTAATTCCACCGCGGTCCTTTCGCACTCAATGACCTCTCCAAAGTAGTGCTTTACCCGCTGTCCGTTCATCAAGAATGACTCATCCGAATTCAGCGGCTTTAACTCAACTGCTCCATGTGCTGTGACACGAATGACCTCAAAAGGTCCAAACCACTTGCTCTTCAAtttttcgccaaaaatcttcaACCGCGAATTATACAACAACACTAACTGCTCGGGCTCGAATTCACGAGGTTGGATGTGCTTGTCATAAAGTCTCTTTGTCCGCTCCTTGTACATCTTAGCATTCTCATATGCATGATATCGAAAATCCTCCAACTCGTGCAATTGCAACAACCTCTTTTCACCAGCCTGTTCCAAATACAGATTTAGCTTCTTTATTGCCCAATGTGCTCTATGCTCAAGCTCAATCGGTAGATGACATGCCTTACCGAAGATGAGTTTATAGGGAGATGTGCCGATGGGAGTTTTATAGGCTGTTCTGTATGCCCACAGAGCATCATCAAGTTTCAGCGACCAATCTTTCCTACTCACACTCACGGTCTTCTCCAGAATTCTCTTAATCTCTCGATTTGATACTTCCACTTGACCGCTCGTCTGAGGATGATATGCAGTTGCCACCTTGTGTTTTACCCCATACTTGAGCAACAATTAATCAAAAAGTTGATTACAAAAATGTATACCTTGATAGCTGATGATGGCTCGAGGGGTCCCAAACCTTGTAAAAATGTTCTTCTTTAGAAATCTTGCCACCATACTAGCATCATTGGTGGGAAGTGCAATGGCTTCCACCCACTTCGAGACATAGTCTACAGCAACCAATATGTACTTATTCGCCTTGGACAGTATGAAGGGACCCATGAAGTCGATACCCCACACATCAAATAGTTCAATCTCTAAGATGCCCTTCAAAGGAATTTCATGACACTTGGAGATATTTTCGGTTCTTTGGCAGCTATCGCAAGCTCGCATAAATTTATGAGCATCTTTGAACAAAGTAGGCCAATAGAACCTGGACTGAAGTACCTTCGTAGCTGTTCTGTTTCCCGCGTGATGACTACTATAGGGTGACACGTGACACTTCTCAAAAATCGTGGGGACCTCTTCCTCTGGAATACACCTTCTAATCAACTGATCTATGCCAACCTTGTAGAGATAGGGCTCATTCCATACATAGAAACGGCTATCATGCAAAATTCGCTTCTTCTTCTGGTGATTAGCACTAGGGGGTAAATCTCACTTACTATAAAGTTCACCATGTCTGCATACCATGGCCCCTCAGCTgattgaagagcaaaaatttgTTTATCAGGAAAAGTCTCCTTAATCACCAGTGCTTCATCTACATGTTCCCTATCTTCCAATCTTGATAAGTGATCTGCTACTTGATTTTCTGTGCCTTTCCGGTCAAGAATCTCAATGTCAAACTCTTGCAGCAACAACACCCAACAAATAATCCTCGACTTTGTATCCTTCTTCACAAACAAGTATCAAACTGCAGTGTGATCAGTATAGACAATTACCTTCGTGCCCATAAGATCTGACCAGAATTTGTCAAAGGCGTAAACAACTGCCAATAGCTCCTTCTCTGTGACTGTATAGTTCATTTGGGCTGCATCAAGTTTCTTGCTGGCATAATaaataggataaaaaaataTTGTCCCTTTTTTGACCAAGGACAGCTCCCACAGCAAAGTCACTTGAATCACACATCAAAATAAACGGCAGAGACCAATCGGTTGCGATGATACTAAGAGCAGACACTAACCTCTTTTTCAACTCATTAAAAGCCATCAGAAAGGCTTCATTAGACACATACTTCACACCTTTCTCTAACAGCTTGCACATTGGATAAGCAACTTTAGAGAAGTCTTTAATGAACCGTCAATAGAAGCCTGCATGCCCAAGAAAACTGCGCACTCCCCGAACTGAAACGGGTGGTGGTAATTTTTCAATTGCTTCAATTTTTGCCTTGTCAACTTCTATTCCCTTGCTTGATACCTTGTGCCCAAGAACAATGCCTTCGCGAACCATGAAATGGCATTTTTTCCAGTTAAGTACCAAATTCGTTTCTTCACCACGAGCTAACACGGCATCAAGATGGTTCAAGCAGTCATCAAAAAAATCCCCAAAAATAGAGAAGTCATTCATAAATACCTCCACATAGTTTTCCACCATATCAATGAAAATAGCCATCATGCATACCTAGAGCATTACCTGGTAAAGCGTCCCCGGAATGCGAAGCGTGCCATATGGATATGTGAATGTggtcttctcttgatcctcAGGTGTAATCATGATTTGGTTGTAGCCCGAATAGCCATCCAGAAAGCAATAATAATCGTGCCCAACCAATCAATCGAGCATCTGATCCATGAAGGGCAAAGGAAAGTGGTCTTTTCTGGTGGCGTTGTTCAACTTGCGATAGTCAATACATATCCTCCCGATAACAGTTCGTTGAGGCACCAATTTATTCTTCTCGTTCTCTACCACAGTcatgccccctttcttcgggacaCATTGTGCAGGACTTATCAATTTCTTTGTcagagatgggataaataatgtAGCTATCAAGCCACTTGATTACCTCTTTCTTCACCGCCTCGTTCATGATAGGGTTCAGTTGTCTCTGGCACTCAACACTAGGCTTGCTGCCTTTCTCCACTAATATTTTATGCATGCAAATCGAACTACTAATACCTCGTATATCAGTTATTGACCACCCAAGGGCTCGAATTCGATCTCTTAGCACTCCTAATCCACGTTCAACTTCCACATCAGTCAAATAAGCAGAGAGGATTACAGGCAATGTGTCTCCACTACCCAGGAAAGTGTAGCGAAGATGAGGAGGTAATGGCTTCAACTCAAGAACTGGAGCCTCTTCAATAGATGGTTTCGGCTTCTTCCATGACTCTGGTTTTTCTAGCTCCTCAAATGGTATGTTTGCTCGTAAATAAGCACCTGAAGTGTCAAGGATGCTAATACACTCCTCGACTTCTGCATCAGTCATTAACTCTTCCCCACACCAAAGCTATTTTCAAAGGATCTCGCGAAGCTAGAAAGTGATCTAACTCTGCATTAGTGAGCTCGAGCTCCACCACGGTAATCATCTTCAACTCCCCTAATAGGGTGGAAGATTGGTAGCTTTACACGCATCAAAGTCGCCTCTTGTCCATCAGCGCTGTCATGGACATCTTCCCATCCCTAACTCAGATCACAGCGTTAACAGTAGCCAAGAATCCTCTCCCTATGATGAGAGGAACACTCTTATTTACCTCATAATCAAGTACAATAAAATCAACCGGCAGAATAAATGGGCCCACCTTTATAAGCACATCCTCAATAATACCATCAAGATAAGCAAAAAATCGATCAGCCAACTGCAACGTAATAGTCGTTGGCCTAGGCTCACCCAATCCTTACGTTCGGAACACAAAAGTgggcatcaaattaatactagCACCTAAGTCACATAATGCTAGCCCAACTTCAATGTTGCCAATAGTAATCGAA contains:
- the LOC132048940 gene encoding uncharacterized protein LOC132048940, translating into MIANKRRWTEFETVALTEECSSRVRSKIPPKLKDLGSFTISITIGNIEVGLALCDLGLGEPRPTTITLQLADRFFAYLDGIIEDVLIKVGPFILPVDFIVLDYEGWEDVHDSADGQEATLMRVKLPIFHPIRGVEDDYRGGARAH